ACGGTGAAGGAGGCGGCGACGGTGGTGGCAACAACCGCCGTGAGAACAACCGCAGCGCCACCCGGGATGGCTTTGGCGCCAGCGGCGGTGTCATCACTTCCGAAAGCTTCCGCGAATGGAGCGACCGCCTGCATGACATCGGCGCGGTGATCGAGGATCCGCAGGCGCGTTCTGCGGTCGCCCGCGCGGTGAAGACCAGCCGCGACCTGCGCCGCGACTTCAAGCGCCACAGCAAGGAACCCGGCGAGGCGGAGGTGCGCGCCGGTGTCGTGGAGCCGCTGACGGAGGCGGTCCGTGCGCTGGACGCGCGGCTGCGGGAATTGAACAAGGAGAACCCGCTGGCCCCTATCGGGCGGGACCCGGTGCCTGACCGGTATTCGGAGGTGGTGAGGCGTTATTTCGAGGAACTCGGCAAATGAAGATCGTCTGGGCGGAAAACGGGTGGCTCGTCCCGGGATTGGTGGTGCTGGCGGTGGTCGCGGTGGTGCTGGCCGCGGGCTACGCGCGCCGCCGTGATGTGCCGCCGGGTGTCCGCTGGGCCGCCGCGCTGCTGAAGCTGCTCGGCTTCGCCTTCATCCTGGTCTTCATCCTGCGGCCGGAGGTCATCCGGTCGTCCGGCCGCCCCGGTGCCAACCACTGGGTCATCCTTTCCGACAATAGCGCCAGCATGACCATCAAGGACCGTGCGGACGGAAAGTCCCACGCGGAACGGCTGGGGGAGGCCATGGGGCCTGCCGACGGCGGCTGGAGGAAGGATCTGGCGGAACATTTCACCGTCGATCATTTCACGTTCGACTCCCGTCTGCGGAAGCAGCCGGCGGATTCCGCGATGGATTTCAAGGGCACCGCGTCCTCCCTGTCCGGTGCGCTCGACGCGCTGCGCGGCAGGTATGAGGGCCGTCCTCTGGCCGGGGTGCTGGTCCTCACGGACGGCAGTCCCACGGATGAACTGTGGCGGCGATCACCGGTCGCCGTTTCTTCAACATCATCCGCGTCACCGGTCGCCGTCCCTTCCTCATCATCCGCCGAAATTCTCCCCGGCTCACCTCCCGTCTTCCCGCTGGTCCTCCATCGCGGGGACTCCGTGGTGGACCTTTCCATCCCGTCCGCCACGGCGCAGGTCACCCTCTTCGAGGACGCCCCCGTCATGGTGGATGCCACGGTTTCCGCGCGCGGGGTGAAGGGGAAAACCATCATCGCCACCCTGCGGGAGTCCGGCACGGACACCGTGCTGGGGGAACAGCGGCGCGTCATTTCCGGAGATGACGAAACATGGCTGGTCCGCTTCCAGGCAAAGCCGAAGGAGTCCGGCGTCTCCTTCACGGAGGTGGATGTCCGCATGGAGGATCCGGGTGGTCCCGCAGAGGCCACGCTGGAGAACAACAAACGAGGCGTCGCCGCCAACCGCGACGCCGGACCCTACCGCGTGCTCTACGTCGGCGGCCGGCCCAACTATGAGCACAAGTTCCTCCAGCGCGCGCTGGAAGGGGACTCCGAGGTGCGGATGACCAGCCTGCTGCGCATCGCCAAACGCGAGCCGAAGTTCGACTTCCGCGGCCGCCAGGGGGAAAACACGAACCCGCTCTACCGTGGTTTCGAATCCCACGATGATGTGGAGCGTTTCGATGAAGCCGTCTTCATCCGCCTGAACACCACCAGCCCGGACGAACTCAGCTCCGGCTTCCCGCGCACCCCGGAGGAGATCTTCCCGTTCGAGGCCATCATCATCGACGACGCGGAGGCGGCGATGTTCGACCATGAACAGCAGCGGTTGTTGCAGCGCTTCGTTTCCGAAAGGGGCGGCGGCCTCATCGTGCTCGGCGGCATGGAGTCGCTGGATGCCGGTGGGTATAAAGGCACGCCCATCGGTGAGATGCTGCCCGTTTATCTCGATTCGGAGACGCCGGGCGGGGAACCGCTGGCCGGGAAATACGAACTCACCCGTGAGGGGAAGCTGGAGCCGTGGGCGCGGCTGAAGGACAACGAGGGAGATGAGGACGCCCGCATCGCCGCGATGCCGGATTTCCGCAACGTCCACAAGCTGCCCGCCATCCGTCCCGGCTCGACGGAAGTGGCGCGGCTCGCCTTGCCGGACGGCGGCCACGCGCCCGCGCTGATCACCCGCCGTTTCGGTCGTGGCCGCACCGCCGTGCTGGCGCTCACGGATTTCTGGCGCTGGGGTATGACGCGGCCGGAGGCGCACGCGGAGATGGAAAAGGCGTGGCGGCAGAAGCTGCGCTGGTTGCTGGCGGATGTGCCGCGCCGCCTTACCGTGAAAGCTGAGGGGGACGGCATCGCCGTGGAGCTGTTCGGCACCGACTTCCGCCCGGACGAATCCGCCTCCGTTTCACTGAAGGTGAAGCGTCCGGACGGCACCTGGACGAACATCGCCGCACGCCCGCATCCGGAGCAGCCTGGCGTCATGCAGGCAACCTTCCATTCAGCGGATCCGGGGAACCATCTGGTGGAGGCCGCCACCCGCGCCACGGAAAAGCAACCCGCCCTCACCGCCCGCAGCGGCTGGGTGGTCAATTCCCTGCAAGATGAATACAGGTCCCTGCGCCCGGACATGGAGGCCATGAACCGCCTCGCCTCCGCCACCGGCGGCCGCGTCCTGTCCGTGGCGGATCTCTCCGGATTCGTGGACAGTATCAGGAACCTGCCCGTGCCCGTCACCGAGACGCGCCGGGAACCGCTGTGGCACTCCCCCGCATGGCTCGCGCTCGCACTGGCCTGCTTCGTCGGTGAGTGGGGACTGAGGAGATGGAAACGACTTCCGTGATGAAAAGGAATCAACCGCAGATGAACGCAGATGAACATAGATGGAAGAGGATATTTTTAATCCTGTTCTTTGATCTGCGTGTATTTGGCTCGGGTCTGGGAAAGCTGCTCGCCCATCTCCGCTTCGCTCCGATTGCGTTCATCTGCGGTTGGCTTCTTCTCCCTTCCGTTCGAGCCGCCGAGGAAAAGCGCGACATGCTCATCGTCGTCAGCGAGCCGGGTGAGCAGCGCTATGAAGCGGAGTTCCGTAAGCAGGGGGAGGTGTGGAAACAGACGGCGGAGAAAGGGAACTTCGCCGCCACCGTCGTCGGCATGGACCCGGCGGGGGAGGGCGGGGACCGCGCCGCGCTGGAGAAGGCGCTCTCCGCGCTGCCGAAGGACGGCGGGGACCTCTGGTTGGTCTGGATCGGCCATGGCAGCTATGACGGCCGGACCGCGAACTTCAACCTGCGGGGCCGCGATGTTTCCTCCGCGGAGCTGAGGGAACTGCTCGCCCCGTTCACCCGCCGCCTGGTCATCCTCAACCTCTTTTCCGCCAGCTCCCCGTTCCTGAAGGAACTGTCCGGCGATAACCGTGTCATCATCGGCTCCACCCGCAGTGATGGGGAGCGGAATTACACCCGCTTCGGCGGGGCCATGGCGGAGGCTCTCACCGCTGCGGATGCGGATCTGGACCGTGACGGAGCCGTGTCGCTCATCGAGGCCACCCTGACCGCCTCATCGAAGGTGCGCGCCTTCTATGAGGACGCGCAGCGGGTGATGCAGGAGCACGCCGTCATCGATGACAACGGCGACGGCATGGGGACCCCTGCGGAAACCTTCAAGGGCCTGCGGGCGGGTAGGAAACCCGCCGACGGAAAGCCCGCCGATGGCTTGGTCGCGCGGGAGATCCATTTCCTGAAACCCACCGTCGATCCCCTGGATCCCGCTGCCCGCGAAAAGCGCGCCGCGCTGGAAGCGGAGATCGAGGCACTCCGCGAAAAGAAGAAGACCATGCAGGAGGATGACTACTACCGGCAGCTCGAGGTGCTGATGAGGAAGATGGCGGAGCTATACCAGTAAGGAAAACGCCCACGCTTGCCCGAACCCGCCTCCGGTGATTTGCTTGCGGAAATGAGAGCGCGTTTGACGAAGGATTTCCGTTTTGAGGCGGCCCACACCCTGCCCAGCCTGCCGGAGGGGCACAAGTGCCGGCAGATGCACGGCCACAGCTTCAAGGTGGAGATCTCCGTCGAGGGGGTGGTGGACGAGGCCATCGGCTGGATCTACGACCACAAGGTCATCTCGGAGGCGATGAAGCCGCTGCTCGAACAGCTCGACCACGGCTACCTCAATGACATCCCCGGGCTGGAAAGCCCCACCATCGAGCGCATGGCGGCGTGGTTCTGGCGGCACCTCGCGCCCCAGCTTCCGGGCTTGGCGGAGATCGTCATTTTCGAGACACCCACCGCGCGCTGCTCTTTCAAGGGCGAGTTCTGAGGTGGGGGCGGGCGTTGAAAACCGGACTTCCTTGCTTGGGAAACGATGCTAGATTTCCGTGCATGAAATTGATCCGATTCGGGGACGCTGGGAGGGAGGAGCCGGGGGTGTTGCTCGCGGATGGCCGGAAGATCGATGCCAGCGGCGAGTTCAACGACTACGACGAGGGCTTCTTCGCTTCCGGTGGACTGGAGTCCCTGGCGGAGTGGGTGGAGGGCGGTTGTCCGGGCGGTGTCGAGATCGACCCGCTGGCCCGTCTCGGTCCGCCGGTGAACCGCCCGTCGAAGATCGTCTGCGTCGGCAGGAACTACATCGAGCACGTGAAGGAACTGGACGGGGACATCCCCACGGAGCCGACGCTTTTCATGAAGGCGACCACCGCCTGGAGCGGACCTTCCGACGATGTCATCATCCCCCGTGGCTCGACCAAGCTGGACTACGAGGTGGAGCTGGCGATCGTGATCGGCCAGTTGGCCAGCTATGTGGAAGAGGTGGACGCGCTGTCCCACGTGGCCGGTTACTCGACGTTCTGTGACTTCTCCGAACGCGCCTTCCAGAAGGAAATGGGCGGCCAGTGGGTGAAGGGGAAAAGCTGCG
The sequence above is drawn from the Akkermansiaceae bacterium genome and encodes:
- the queD gene encoding 6-carboxytetrahydropterin synthase QueD; amino-acid sequence: MRARLTKDFRFEAAHTLPSLPEGHKCRQMHGHSFKVEISVEGVVDEAIGWIYDHKVISEAMKPLLEQLDHGYLNDIPGLESPTIERMAAWFWRHLAPQLPGLAEIVIFETPTARCSFKGEF
- a CDS encoding fumarylacetoacetate hydrolase family protein, producing the protein MKLIRFGDAGREEPGVLLADGRKIDASGEFNDYDEGFFASGGLESLAEWVEGGCPGGVEIDPLARLGPPVNRPSKIVCVGRNYIEHVKELDGDIPTEPTLFMKATTAWSGPSDDVIIPRGSTKLDYEVELAIVIGQLASYVEEVDALSHVAGYSTFCDFSERAFQKEMGGQWVKGKSCDSFAPMGPWLVTADEVADPQKLRLWTTVNGELRQNGYTGDMIFSVRQIVSYISRFMTLLPGDVIITGTPSGVAMGMTPPKYLQCGDFVECGVEGLGQTGHRVVALP